From the genome of Winogradskyella forsetii, one region includes:
- a CDS encoding type I restriction endonuclease subunit R, with the protein MTFNEDSRVKLPAILHLTQLGYGYLSLKDAQWDLDTNIFTDIFKAAIAKINNGISEEEINRLYQDISLALENEDLGKAFFELLTKRSGTRLIDFENFENNTFNVVTELTYKNGEDNFRPDVIALVNGIPLVFIEVKKPNNRNGVIAERTRINSRFQNKKFRKFINLTQFMIFSNNMEYDDNEIEPWQGAYYASASYHKPIFNYFREEIGFNFSKVLNPLDTDVEDFLLKDTNYQSIKNSAEYITNKDPNKPTNRIITSMLSKERLKFILQYALAYVKETNGLEKHIMRYPQLFATKAIEEKLDQGVRKGIIWHTQGSGKTALAYYNTHFLTDYYQKQNIIPKFYFIVDRLDLLTQARDEFTARGLKVHTVNSRQAFVADLKKTTAINNDKGKREITVVNIQKFQEDKDVSNTTDYNLNIQRVYFLDEVHRSYDPEGSFLANLEESDRNAIKIGLTGTPLIGDSLKSKHLFGNYIHKYYYNKSIADGYTLKLIREEIETEYKVKFKKILDDLDIKKGDANKKQVYAHPSFVAPMLDYIVEDFQRFRQHYDDETIGALVICDSSEQAQELFSVFNKVYANTETETETLGMAAEPSSEYIKLRKEEFRVKKAALILYDSGSKEELGTWRDDFKAGKIDILFVYNMLLTGFDAKRLKKIYLGRVIKAHNLLQALTRVNRKYKNYKYGHVVDFADISKEFDKTNKAYFEELQEVLGDEMESYSNLFMSREEMETTIRDIKEALADFDLKNAENFSSQISQISDQVEMQRIKKALEDARSLYNIIRLVGEYELLDSIDFRKLGELRIEATNHLALINAKEALEQNEEVGNLLNMALEDIVFGFRKIGENELILAGELKEILKKTREALGGNFDPKDPEWISLYEELRRLFDNKNLNEVSQEEMQNNITSLKTIHEKIKELNRRNELLKDKYKGDPKYARVQKRLLEAGRPSKLKTAIIEALQNIKQQTDIAVLDRSDSLHNESYFARVVAKLVFNEFQKTIDTPMDFETVEFIRDLIVEEYLNEYHGKSA; encoded by the coding sequence TTACCTGTCTTTAAAAGATGCGCAATGGGATTTAGACACTAATATCTTTACTGATATATTCAAAGCAGCTATTGCTAAGATTAATAATGGTATTTCAGAAGAAGAAATAAACCGATTGTATCAAGATATAAGTTTAGCGCTAGAAAACGAGGATTTAGGAAAAGCTTTTTTCGAATTGCTAACAAAGCGGTCAGGAACAAGGCTAATAGATTTCGAAAATTTTGAAAATAATACCTTTAATGTAGTTACTGAGCTAACCTACAAAAATGGAGAGGATAACTTCAGACCAGATGTGATAGCGTTGGTGAATGGAATACCTTTAGTGTTTATTGAAGTTAAAAAACCTAACAATCGCAATGGTGTTATAGCCGAGCGCACGCGTATTAACTCACGTTTTCAAAATAAAAAGTTTAGAAAGTTTATCAATTTAACGCAGTTTATGATCTTTTCTAATAATATGGAATATGATGATAACGAGATTGAACCTTGGCAAGGCGCTTATTATGCGTCAGCATCATATCATAAACCAATTTTCAATTATTTTAGAGAAGAAATTGGGTTTAATTTTTCAAAAGTGTTAAATCCCTTAGATACTGATGTGGAAGACTTTTTATTAAAAGACACCAATTATCAATCTATAAAAAATAGTGCGGAATACATTACAAACAAAGACCCTAACAAACCTACTAATCGCATAATAACTTCAATGCTTTCCAAAGAGCGATTGAAATTTATTTTACAATACGCTTTAGCTTATGTAAAAGAGACAAATGGATTAGAAAAACACATAATGCGTTATCCGCAATTGTTTGCAACAAAAGCAATTGAAGAAAAACTAGATCAAGGTGTTCGCAAAGGTATTATATGGCATACTCAAGGAAGTGGTAAAACAGCACTTGCCTATTATAACACCCATTTTTTAACGGATTATTATCAGAAACAAAACATCATCCCAAAATTCTATTTTATAGTAGATCGTTTGGATTTGTTAACCCAAGCTAGAGATGAATTTACAGCACGTGGACTTAAAGTGCACACAGTTAATTCGCGTCAAGCTTTTGTAGCAGATTTGAAGAAAACAACAGCTATTAATAATGATAAAGGGAAACGGGAAATTACAGTAGTTAATATTCAAAAATTTCAGGAGGATAAAGATGTAAGCAATACAACAGATTATAATCTAAACATTCAGCGTGTCTACTTTTTAGATGAAGTCCATAGAAGTTATGATCCCGAAGGTAGCTTTTTAGCTAATTTGGAAGAATCTGATCGTAATGCTATAAAAATTGGTTTAACAGGAACACCACTAATTGGTGATAGTTTAAAATCTAAGCACCTATTTGGTAATTATATTCATAAATATTATTACAACAAATCCATTGCAGATGGCTACACCTTAAAACTAATTCGTGAGGAAATTGAAACGGAGTACAAAGTAAAATTCAAAAAAATACTTGACGATTTAGATATTAAAAAAGGTGATGCCAATAAAAAGCAAGTATATGCGCATCCTTCATTTGTTGCGCCAATGTTAGATTATATTGTTGAAGACTTTCAACGTTTTAGACAACACTATGACGATGAAACTATTGGTGCATTGGTGATTTGTGATAGTAGCGAACAAGCGCAAGAGTTATTTAGTGTTTTCAATAAAGTATATGCCAATACCGAAACCGAAACCGAAACACTTGGCATGGCAGCAGAACCTAGTTCTGAATACATCAAACTACGTAAAGAAGAGTTTCGCGTTAAAAAAGCAGCATTGATATTATACGACTCTGGTAGTAAAGAAGAACTTGGGACTTGGCGTGACGATTTTAAAGCAGGTAAAATAGATATCCTATTTGTTTACAATATGTTACTTACTGGTTTTGATGCCAAACGTTTAAAGAAAATCTATTTAGGACGTGTTATAAAAGCGCATAATTTATTACAAGCCTTAACCCGTGTAAACCGCAAATACAAAAATTACAAATATGGTCATGTTGTAGATTTTGCAGACATTTCAAAAGAATTTGACAAAACTAACAAGGCTTATTTTGAAGAGCTTCAAGAGGTTTTAGGCGATGAAATGGAAAGTTATTCCAACCTATTCATGTCTCGTGAAGAAATGGAAACGACCATACGAGACATTAAAGAAGCGCTAGCAGATTTTGATTTAAAAAATGCAGAAAACTTCTCTTCTCAAATTTCACAAATTAGCGATCAAGTCGAAATGCAACGTATTAAAAAAGCATTGGAAGATGCACGTTCATTATATAACATTATTCGTTTAGTTGGTGAATATGAGTTGTTGGATAGTATTGATTTTAGAAAATTAGGAGAACTTCGTATTGAAGCTACCAATCACTTAGCATTAATTAATGCCAAAGAAGCCTTAGAGCAAAATGAAGAGGTTGGTAATCTGCTAAACATGGCTTTAGAGGATATTGTGTTTGGTTTTAGAAAAATTGGCGAAAACGAATTAATTCTTGCAGGAGAACTTAAAGAAATCTTAAAGAAAACCAGAGAAGCTTTAGGTGGTAATTTTGACCCTAAAGATCCAGAATGGATTAGTTTGTATGAAGAACTTCGTCGTTTATTTGATAATAAAAATTTAAACGAAGTGTCTCAAGAAGAGATGCAAAACAATATTACTTCACTAAAAACAATACATGAAAAAATTAAAGAATTAAACCGACGTAATGAGTTATTAAAAGATAAATATAAAGGCGACCCTAAATATGCTCGCGTTCAAAAAAGATTACTAGAAGCTGGCAGACCTTCTAAATTAAAAACTGCTATTATAGAAGCTTTACAAAACATAAAACAACAAACAGATATTGCTGTATTAGACCGTAGCGATAGCTTACATAACGAAAGCTATTTTGCACGTGTGGTTGCTAAATTAGTATTTAATGAGTTTCAAAAAACCATAGACACACCTATGGATTTTGAAACCGTAGAATTTATACGCGACCTTATTGTAGAAGAATATCTAAACGAATATCACGGAAAATCCGCTTAA
- a CDS encoding DUF4062 domain-containing protein: MAKKKQKIKVMIASTVYGFENELSAIVAQLSTLKYDVINSHHGTVKVNPNLSNLDNCLKAVEECDFFVGIIRPYYGTGNIDDLNITFEEIKTAIKLGKPYWFLVHRDVVFSRLLLGKIECKDGKGYIIKKNRFFDERSIDIYNHVIKDGEPVALRNGNWAQEFYRLDEAMTYIQAQFGDKEFIESLIKDSEDE, translated from the coding sequence ATGGCTAAAAAGAAACAAAAGATAAAAGTAATGATAGCCTCAACCGTTTATGGATTTGAAAATGAGCTTTCTGCTATTGTTGCTCAATTATCTACTTTAAAATACGATGTAATTAATTCTCATCATGGTACAGTAAAAGTTAACCCAAATCTTTCTAACCTAGATAATTGTTTAAAAGCAGTCGAAGAATGTGATTTTTTTGTTGGTATTATTAGGCCTTATTATGGTACAGGTAACATTGACGATTTAAATATAACTTTTGAAGAAATTAAAACAGCAATAAAACTAGGTAAACCGTATTGGTTTTTGGTACATAGAGATGTGGTTTTTAGTAGATTGTTGCTTGGTAAAATTGAATGTAAAGATGGTAAAGGCTATATCATAAAAAAGAACAGATTTTTTGACGAACGCTCTATTGATATTTACAATCATGTGATTAAAGATGGAGAGCCTGTGGCTTTAAGGAATGGTAATTGGGCACAAGAATTTTATAGGTTAGATGAAGCAATGACCTATATACAAGCACAGTTTGGCGATAAAGAATTTATAGAGAGTTTAATTAAAGATAGTGAAGATGAATAA
- a CDS encoding PDDEXK-like family protein, whose product MNYTYILLSEVQTIVNSYSRINKMSGQNFNLFTLLRKESDEVRLHSKFISELLDPQGSHQQGTLFLDSFLDKLGIKDFETQNATSHIEYYTGIINKDKDLGGNIDILIRSDNNKVIKIENKIYAKEQENQLLRYYNFQNDGHLMFLTLNGKLSDDHKDLEIRNIEYQPISYRKDITEWLQVCIEKCATVPIVRESIVQYLNLVKKLTHQNINSKMSKEIAEKITKSKDSFEAYLALRKSENDNEIYFDIACKHLIPFFEDFANKNNLTFKNLYKSLIEKRERYSGFFFTNSDLQKYGLKLSVQFHNSFNRDLYYGLSFVTENPENQPVHDIIAKEARLVMDKPNPPNNWWLCNSFWREYRDLGEIETLYNIAYGNFQKEFSSKLSEVLEMFSSAVYNYENGNISN is encoded by the coding sequence ATGAATTATACTTACATTTTACTTTCAGAAGTACAGACTATTGTAAATAGTTATTCTAGGATAAATAAAATGTCTGGACAAAATTTCAATTTATTCACCTTACTTAGAAAAGAAAGTGATGAGGTGAGATTGCATTCTAAGTTTATTTCAGAATTATTAGATCCGCAAGGTTCTCATCAACAAGGTACATTATTTCTAGATTCTTTTTTAGATAAACTGGGTATTAAAGATTTCGAAACTCAAAATGCTACATCTCATATAGAATACTACACAGGTATTATTAATAAGGATAAAGATTTAGGAGGTAATATAGATATACTTATTCGCTCTGATAATAACAAAGTGATCAAAATTGAAAATAAGATTTACGCAAAGGAGCAAGAAAATCAACTTTTGAGATATTATAATTTTCAGAATGATGGGCACTTAATGTTTTTGACTTTAAATGGAAAATTAAGTGATGACCATAAGGATTTAGAAATCAGAAATATAGAATATCAACCAATTTCTTATCGAAAAGATATAACAGAATGGCTACAGGTTTGTATAGAGAAATGTGCAACGGTCCCTATAGTTAGAGAAAGTATTGTTCAGTATCTAAATTTGGTCAAAAAGCTAACACATCAAAATATAAATAGTAAAATGAGTAAAGAAATAGCCGAAAAAATTACCAAAAGCAAAGATAGTTTTGAAGCATATTTAGCATTGCGTAAATCAGAAAATGATAATGAGATTTACTTTGATATTGCATGTAAACACTTAATTCCGTTTTTTGAAGATTTTGCTAATAAGAATAATTTGACATTTAAGAATTTATATAAAAGTCTCATAGAAAAAAGAGAGCGATATAGTGGTTTTTTCTTTACTAATAGCGATTTACAAAAATATGGCTTAAAATTGTCTGTACAGTTTCATAACTCATTTAATAGAGATTTATATTATGGACTTTCATTTGTAACTGAAAATCCAGAAAACCAACCTGTTCACGATATTATTGCAAAAGAAGCAAGACTTGTTATGGATAAACCTAATCCACCTAATAATTGGTGGTTATGTAATAGTTTTTGGCGAGAGTATAGAGATTTGGGAGAGATTGAGACTTTATATAATATCGCTTATGGTAATTTTCAAAAAGAATTTTCATCTAAGCTAAGTGAGGTTTTAGAAATGTTTAGTTCGGCTGTATATAATTATGAGAATGGAAATATTTCAAATTGA
- a CDS encoding HsdM family class I SAM-dependent methyltransferase, which translates to MTKEDINKQPFVTRTKALIDELKAVCASYGLGNDGNEFKIISQIFLYKFLNDKFAYEIKQLKPELANNDHWEAELANMKDSDYNMLQFQLGEATAFLKPHHLIGYLFERQNEPDFAKLVDDTLIDIAVLNNDLFAVKTEDGQKIQLFDRLTEYVSSKRDGFAVALLNKLVIFNFENIMGEGFDFFSTIFEYLIKDYNSDAGGKYAEYYTPHAVSKIIANILVPEPTSNVTIYDPSAGSGTLLMNLAHAIGADKCTVYSQDISQKSSNLLRLNLVLNNLVHSIENVIQGNTMTDPYHKKDNKLRQFDYIVSNPPFKLDFSDDVDTLNKKENKTRFFAGIPNVPKKAKDKMAIYTLFLQHIIHSMRAGTGKAAIVVPTGFITAQSGVDKKIRQKIVDGKMLAGVVSMPSNIFATTGTNVSIVFMDAANKEDVVLIDASNLGTTVKEGKNQKTELIDVEEDQIIDTFTKKEAKDDFSVVVSYEEIKAKNYSLSAGQYFEVKIEYIDITAEEFASKMDSFESNLETLFTESRDLENEIQDNLKSLRYE; encoded by the coding sequence ATGACAAAAGAAGATATAAATAAGCAACCCTTTGTAACCAGAACAAAAGCACTTATAGACGAGCTTAAAGCTGTATGTGCAAGTTATGGTTTAGGAAACGACGGAAACGAATTTAAAATTATTAGTCAAATATTTTTATATAAGTTTTTAAACGACAAGTTTGCTTACGAGATTAAACAATTAAAGCCAGAATTGGCAAATAATGACCATTGGGAAGCAGAATTGGCTAACATGAAAGACAGCGACTATAACATGTTGCAATTTCAGTTAGGCGAAGCCACAGCGTTTTTAAAACCGCATCATTTGATTGGGTATTTGTTTGAAAGACAAAACGAACCCGATTTTGCCAAATTGGTAGATGATACCTTAATAGATATCGCAGTTTTAAACAACGATTTATTTGCTGTAAAGACTGAAGATGGACAAAAAATACAATTGTTTGATCGTCTTACAGAATATGTAAGTAGTAAACGCGATGGTTTTGCAGTAGCTTTATTAAATAAGTTGGTGATTTTTAATTTTGAAAATATTATGGGAGAAGGTTTTGACTTTTTCTCAACCATTTTTGAGTATTTAATAAAAGATTACAACTCTGATGCTGGCGGAAAATACGCAGAGTATTATACACCACACGCAGTTTCTAAAATTATAGCCAATATATTAGTGCCAGAACCAACAAGCAATGTTACAATTTACGATCCTAGTGCAGGATCTGGTACGCTTTTAATGAATTTAGCACACGCAATTGGGGCAGATAAATGCACGGTATATTCACAGGATATATCACAAAAATCGTCTAATTTATTACGTTTAAACTTAGTGTTAAACAACTTGGTACATAGTATAGAAAATGTGATACAAGGTAACACCATGACAGATCCTTACCATAAAAAGGATAATAAATTAAGACAGTTTGACTATATCGTATCCAATCCTCCATTTAAGTTAGATTTTAGTGATGATGTAGATACACTAAATAAAAAGGAAAATAAAACCCGCTTTTTTGCAGGCATACCAAATGTGCCAAAAAAAGCAAAGGATAAAATGGCAATTTACACCTTGTTTTTGCAACACATTATCCATTCTATGCGAGCAGGAACTGGTAAGGCTGCTATTGTAGTGCCAACTGGTTTTATAACCGCACAATCTGGTGTAGATAAAAAAATACGCCAAAAAATAGTGGATGGCAAGATGTTAGCAGGTGTGGTAAGTATGCCTTCTAATATTTTTGCAACAACAGGAACTAACGTTTCGATTGTGTTTATGGATGCAGCAAATAAAGAGGATGTGGTTTTAATTGATGCCTCAAATTTAGGGACAACAGTTAAAGAAGGTAAAAACCAAAAAACAGAATTAATTGATGTAGAAGAAGACCAAATTATAGACACATTTACCAAAAAAGAAGCCAAAGACGATTTTTCTGTAGTGGTGAGTTATGAAGAAATAAAAGCTAAAAACTATAGCTTAAGTGCAGGACAATACTTTGAAGTTAAAATTGAATATATAGATATTACTGCGGAAGAGTTTGCTAGTAAAATGGACAGTTTTGAAAGTAATTTAGAAACACTTTTTACTGAAAGTAGAGATTTGGAAAATGAGATTCAGGATAATTTGAAGAGTTTAAGGTATGAGTAA
- a CDS encoding restriction endonuclease subunit S produces MSKTIQINEIAILNKETYKKSEIPKTLYYLDTGSLTKNKIESLQEFNTSKDKVPSRAQRKVQINTILYSTVRPNQEHYGIIENEIEDVAVSTGFTTIDVDNENVYPKYLYYMLTQNHLTEYLHSIAQNSVSSYPSISSNDLGSLTFDIPEIEIQKQIAKVLSNIDAKIEVNNKINQELEAMVKTLYDYWFVQFDFPDANGKPYKSSGGKMVFNEELKREIPEGWEVDALSTWIKNDKSGDWGKAEEQGNYINKVSCIRGADLNGLNGKGVVKSPTRFVLEKNSHKLLEIGDFIIEISGGSPTQSTGRMAFITKETLERFENPLICSNFCKAVTLKDEKALYNFAYLWNRLYDADVLFGWEGKTSGIKNLLFESFVTNYQVANPDSIIMEQFYNKAKPIHSQIQTNLKQNQKLSELRDWLLPMLMNGQVRVAHSHTEGNLAKVKQSYKVNTKTDLGRVAEEGETYN; encoded by the coding sequence ATGAGTAAAACTATCCAAATAAATGAAATTGCGATTCTAAATAAAGAGACTTATAAAAAAAGTGAAATTCCTAAAACTCTATATTATTTAGATACTGGAAGCCTAACTAAAAACAAAATAGAATCCTTACAAGAATTTAATACATCTAAAGATAAAGTACCTAGTCGAGCGCAAAGAAAAGTACAAATAAACACTATTCTGTATTCAACTGTAAGACCTAATCAAGAGCACTATGGGATTATTGAAAATGAAATAGAAGATGTCGCTGTATCAACAGGATTCACAACAATTGATGTGGATAATGAAAATGTTTATCCAAAGTATTTATATTATATGTTAACTCAAAACCACCTTACTGAGTATTTACATTCAATTGCTCAAAATAGTGTGTCTTCTTATCCTTCAATTTCTTCTAATGATTTAGGTTCATTGACTTTTGATATTCCAGAAATTGAAATTCAAAAACAAATAGCCAAAGTCCTTTCCAATATAGACGCCAAAATAGAAGTCAACAACAAAATAAACCAAGAGTTAGAAGCTATGGTAAAAACGCTGTACGATTATTGGTTTGTACAGTTTGATTTTCCAGATGCTAATGGTAAGCCTTATAAATCGTCTGGTGGTAAAATGGTTTTTAATGAGGAATTAAAACGTGAAATTCCTGAGGGTTGGGAAGTTGATGCTTTGTCTACATGGATTAAAAATGATAAAAGTGGAGATTGGGGAAAAGCAGAAGAACAAGGTAATTATATAAACAAAGTGTCTTGTATTCGTGGTGCAGATTTAAATGGACTAAACGGTAAAGGAGTTGTTAAAAGTCCAACACGTTTTGTATTAGAAAAAAACAGTCACAAATTATTAGAAATAGGAGATTTTATAATTGAAATTTCTGGAGGAAGTCCAACTCAATCAACAGGTAGAATGGCTTTCATAACAAAAGAAACTTTAGAGCGATTTGAAAACCCTTTAATCTGTTCTAACTTTTGTAAAGCTGTAACATTAAAAGATGAAAAAGCACTATATAATTTCGCTTATCTATGGAATAGATTATATGATGCAGACGTTTTATTTGGATGGGAAGGAAAAACAAGTGGGATAAAAAATTTATTATTTGAATCGTTTGTTACTAACTATCAAGTGGCCAATCCTGACTCTATAATTATGGAGCAGTTTTACAATAAGGCAAAACCAATTCACTCACAAATTCAAACAAACTTAAAACAAAATCAAAAACTCTCAGAGCTTAGGGATTGGTTGTTGCCTATGTTAATGAATGGGCAGGTGCGCGTAGCACATTCTCATACAGAAGGGAATCTTGCCAAAGTAAAGCAATCTTATAAAGTAAATACCAAAACTGATTTGGGTAGGGTTGCAGAAGAAGGAGAAACTTATAATTAA